Proteins encoded by one window of Streptomyces clavuligerus:
- a CDS encoding ABC transporter ATP-binding protein: protein MIRFEEVSVRYDGAPGPALSGLDLTVPEGELVLLVGPSGVGKSTLLGTVSGLVPHFTGGTLRGRVTVDGRDTRTHRPRELADVVGTVGQDPLAHFVTDTVEDELAYGMESLGLAPAAMRRRVEETLDLLGLAELRDRSIATLSGGQRQRVAIGSVLTPHPRVLVLDEPTSALDPGAAEEVLAVLQRLVHDLGTTVLLAEHRLERVVHYADRVILLPGRGEAPVLGTPAEVMAVSPVRPPVVDLGRLAGWDPLPLTVRDARRRSGELRDRLPERPVPSPGRDTAVPGAPEAQEAPEAAPERGRARRPSRFGRVRPGRRAPDAGEPSSATAVVTGLTVRRGRVEALRGVGLAFAPGETVALMGRNGAGKSTLLSALVGLVEPASGTVRTGGLTPHRTRPAELIRRVGLVPQEPRDLLYAETVAAECSAADEDAGAAPGSCRALVSELLPGLDDSAHPRDLSEGQRLALALAVVLTARPPLLLLDEPTRGLDYAAKARLVKVLRELAAAGHTVVLATHDVELAAELAHRVVILAEGEVLADGPTAEVVVSSPAFAPQVAKVLAPRPWLTVAQVGDAL, encoded by the coding sequence GTGATCCGGTTCGAGGAGGTGTCGGTGCGCTACGACGGCGCGCCGGGCCCCGCCCTGAGCGGCCTCGACCTCACCGTTCCCGAGGGCGAGCTGGTGCTGCTCGTCGGCCCCTCGGGGGTCGGCAAGTCGACCCTGCTCGGCACCGTCTCCGGGCTCGTGCCGCACTTCACCGGCGGCACCCTGCGCGGCCGGGTGACGGTCGACGGGCGGGACACCCGCACCCACCGCCCGCGCGAGCTGGCCGATGTCGTCGGCACGGTCGGACAGGACCCGCTGGCCCACTTCGTCACGGACACCGTGGAGGACGAACTCGCCTACGGCATGGAGTCCCTGGGGCTCGCGCCCGCCGCGATGCGCCGCCGGGTCGAGGAGACCCTCGACCTGCTGGGCCTCGCCGAGCTGCGGGACCGGTCGATCGCGACCCTGTCCGGCGGGCAGCGGCAGCGGGTCGCGATCGGCTCCGTGCTGACCCCGCACCCCCGAGTGCTCGTCCTCGACGAGCCCACGTCCGCGCTGGACCCGGGCGCCGCGGAGGAAGTGCTCGCCGTGCTGCAACGGCTGGTGCACGACCTGGGGACGACGGTGCTGCTCGCGGAGCACCGGCTGGAACGCGTCGTGCACTACGCGGACCGGGTCATCCTGCTGCCCGGGCGCGGCGAGGCCCCGGTGCTCGGGACACCCGCCGAGGTGATGGCGGTCTCACCGGTCCGCCCACCGGTCGTGGACCTCGGGCGGCTCGCGGGCTGGGACCCGCTGCCGCTGACCGTGCGGGACGCCCGCCGCCGCTCCGGCGAGCTGCGCGACCGCCTCCCGGAGCGGCCCGTTCCGTCCCCCGGCCGGGACACCGCCGTACCCGGCGCCCCGGAGGCTCAGGAAGCTCCGGAAGCAGCTCCGGAACGTGGCCGCGCGCGCCGTCCGTCCCGCTTCGGCCGGGTACGGCCCGGACGCCGCGCACCGGACGCCGGGGAGCCCTCCTCCGCCACCGCCGTCGTGACGGGGCTGACCGTGCGCCGGGGCCGGGTCGAGGCCCTGCGCGGGGTCGGGCTCGCCTTCGCCCCCGGGGAGACCGTCGCGCTCATGGGCCGCAACGGCGCGGGCAAGTCGACGCTGCTCTCCGCCCTCGTCGGACTGGTGGAACCGGCCTCGGGAACGGTCCGTACCGGCGGGCTGACCCCGCACCGGACCAGGCCCGCCGAGCTGATCCGCCGGGTCGGCCTGGTGCCGCAGGAGCCGCGCGACCTGCTGTACGCGGAGACCGTGGCCGCCGAGTGCTCGGCCGCCGACGAGGACGCGGGCGCTGCGCCCGGGAGCTGCCGGGCGCTCGTGAGCGAGCTGCTGCCGGGGCTCGACGACTCGGCCCACCCCCGTGATCTCTCCGAGGGGCAGCGGCTCGCGCTGGCCCTGGCCGTCGTCCTCACCGCGCGTCCGCCGCTGCTGCTGCTCGACGAGCCCACCCGGGGCCTGGACTACGCCGCGAAGGCGCGGCTCGTGAAGGTGCTGCGGGAGCTCGCCGCCGCCGGGCACACCGTCGTCCTGGCCACGCACGACGTGGAGCTGGCGGCCGAGCTGGCCCACCGGGTGGTGATCCTCGCGGAGGGCGAGGTGCTCGCGGACGGCCCCACCGCCGAGGTCGTGGTCTCCTCCCCCGCCTTCGCCCCCCAGGTCGCCAAGGTGCTCGCGCCCCGCCCCTGGCTCACCGTCGCCCAGGTCGGGGACGCGCTGTGA